TCGCGCTCGCACAACTCGAAATCGAACCCGGGAGAGTCGATTCCAACGTCGATCGGGCCCTCGACGCAGTGTCGCGGGCGGCGGCCCGCGGCGCGGACCTCGTCGCCCTGCCGGAGCTGTTCAACGTCGGCTACTTCGCGTTCGATCGGTACGAACGACAATCGGAACCGTTCGAGGGGGAGACGTTCACCCGACTCCGCGAGGCGGCCGCGGACCACGGGATCGCGGTCCTCGCGGGTTCGATCGTCGAGGATGTCGCGGCGACCGAATCCGTCGCGACGCCGGCCGACGAGGGGCTGGCGAACACCGCCGCGCTGTTCGACGGGGACGGTGACCTCCAGCTCGTCTACCGGAAACACCACCTGTTCGGCTACGAGTCCGCGGAATCGGACCTGCTCGTCCCCGGGGAGTGCGTCGAGACGGCCGAGATCGGTCCCTTCACCGTCGGCGTGACGACCTGTTACGACCTTCGGTTCCCGGAACTCTACCGGCGGCTGGTCGACTCGGGTGCCGACCTCGTGCTCGTCCCCAGCGCGTGGCCGTACCCGCGGATCGAACACTGGCAGACGCTCTCGCGCGCAAGGGCGATCGAAAACCAGTGTTTCGTCGCGACGATCAACGGCAGCGGCGAGTTCGAGGACGCGACGCTGCTCGGTCGATCGACCGTCTATGACCCCTGGGGCGTCCCGATCGCGTCCAGCGGCGACGATCCGGCGCTCGTGCTGGCGGACGTCGACCTCGACGCGGTCACCGCAGTTCGAGACGAGTTCCCGGCGCTTCGCGATCGTCGGCTCTGAGTCGGTTTTCGCGCTTCGCGGTCGCCGGCTCCCGTTGCGAAACCGGATCGGTTGCAGCCGATCGCTGACTTTTTAATCACGCCTCGCTTTGATTACGATGCCGGCATAGGCGCTTTTCACGTCTCACCGGCACTGCGCGTCGCTCCGGCCCGTCGCACCGCTCGTTCCCGGGAACGAGCACGCCCGTCTCCTCGTCCACACCTTTCGCCACTCTCGTTTCGTCCCGAACACCGTCCAGCGTCGAGTCATATCGCTCGAATTCGTCGCGATGGCGCGATTCGAGCGACTGATCGGTTTCCGATACTGGCCGACGTGGGGGATCGATCGACGGCGCTCGGATCCCCTCTGTCAGTCGGATCCGGATACCTCGGCGGGGCCGTCACCACGTCGATCGAGCGCCCACACGACCGCGGCGCAGCAACCGGCGACGAGCACCGGCCACCGATCGCTGCTCAGGTAAAGCCCGCCCGCCGGCGGCCGGTAGTCGGTGAGCGGCCAGAAGACGGCGTAGGCGTACCCCGTGGGCGTCAGGAGGAGGACGTCGAGGACGTGGTGGGAAACGGCACCGATCGCGAACAGGGCGATCGCCTGCTTGCGATAGGCGGGAGCCAGGAGGAGCGAGCCGAGCCCGACGACGAGCGCGGAGCCGCCGACGGTGTGCAGCGGAGACCAGGTAACCGGCACGCCGAGTGTCGATGCGACGAGGCCGCCGGGCAGCACGAGCTGGAGTTTCACGAAGTCCGGGGACAGCGCCCCGATCGTGACCAGCGTGACGTGTGCCGGTCGCAGTGACTCGTCTCTGAACGAGAGGAGCATCCCGATGACGTAGCCGACGAGGACGTGGGTGAGCAGGTCAGGCACGGCGTTCACCCCCGTCCCCATCACCGCGAGGGTGATCCTGCGGAGTGGCTGATTCGTCCCGCGGCGCGAACGCGAGCGTCGTCCGATCGAAGCGCCAGTCCCGGAGCCATCGGCTGGCGACCCAGAGCCCGCCCACGAGCGAGACGCCGAGCATGTAGTACGTCTCGGACGGCTCCCGGGTCGTCGTCCGCTCGACGACGAGCGTCGATTCGTCCTCGAGCCTGCCGAAGGCGGTCACGCGATCGCCTCGTTCGAGCGGTCCGTCGGCGTTCTGGAGGTGATCGTTCGCACCCGCGAGGGTGAACCGTCCGTACCCGCTGGCACGGGTCGCGATCACGATGGGGTCGGTGTCGACGACGAAGCCACCGAGGACGACCTGTTCACCCACGTACGTCTCGGGCGACGGCGTCACATCGACTTCGTCGGGGTACTCGCTCGTCGTCGGATCGCCGGGCGTCGCACCCGCCCAGACCAGACAGCCTGCCAGGAGAACGACGAGGACCAGGGCAGCGAGAGTCCGTCCGCGTTGTCCAGCCAGACGATGCTGCATTCGTTCTCCGAAGAGATGTAGCTGCACGAAATGTCTTCCGTTCCAGTCGCCAGTGGTCGGTCAGCCGACGGAGTGCTACGGCGCGATCACGCGGAGTGGGTCCCAGGGGATACGCGACCGATCGCGTCCCAAGGGATATGCGACGGACTCACGTAGCACGGCCTATGGACGATCGTGCGGACGCCCGCGACCGGCTCGTCGATCGACTCCAGCGATCCGGCCCGATTCGCTCGTCCCGTGTCGCCGACGCCGTGCGGACGGTCCCGCGCCACGTCTTCGTCCCCGAGGACGAGCGCGATCGCGCCTACGAAGACGCGCCGTTGCCGATCGGCCACGAGCAGGAGATCACCGCGCCGCACCTCGTCGGGCGGATGGCCGATCTCCTCGACCTCGAACCCGGCACGTCGGTCCTCGAAATCGGCGCCGGGAGCGGGTATCACGCCGCAGTCGTCGCGGAACTCGTCGGGGCCGATCACGTCGTCACGGTCGAGCGCGTCCCCGACCTGGCCAGGCTGGCTCGTCGGAACCTCGATCGGGCGGGCTACGATGACGTCGCGCTCCTCGTCGGGGACGGGTCGCGAGGGCTGCCCGGCGGCGCCCCGTACGATCGGATCAACGTCACGTGCGCCGCACCCGAGATTCCGGAGCCGCTGCTCGATCAACTCGCGAACGGCGGCCGGATGACCGTTCCGCTGGGCGACGCCCCGCGCGGATCCCACACGCTCTACCTGGTCGAAAAGGGCGACGACGGCGTCGATCGGACGTCTCACGGCGGGGTGCGGTTCGTGCCGCTCGTCGGTGCGCACGGGTTTTCGACGGCGGATTGAACGGCGGGTCCGTACGGACGGTCCGTGGGCCCCAGTGCGTCCCGGAACTACAGGTGCTGACCGCCTACTCGTGCCCGTCAGCGCATCGACCGGGTTCGATGTCCGTCTTACGCGATGAGGTGGTCGACGAACCAGTCCCGGGCCGCCTCACTGGATTCGTCGAACTTCTCGACGTACGCTTCGAAGTGGCCTCCATCGAGCGTCACGAGTTTTTTCGGCTCGCGCGCTCGCTCGTACGTCTCGAACGCTTTATCGGCGACTGCGAGATCGTCCTCTGCTGCGACGATCAGCAGCAGCGGGGTGGGACTGATCTGCTCGACGTAGTCGATCGGCGCGTACTCGGCCAGCATCTCGATCGTCCTGAGCGTCACCTCGTTTTCCCAGTTCGGGGCGCGCTTCTCTTTCGTCTCGGTAAACCACTCGTAGGAGTCCTGCGTGGGTAACGCCGCTTCCCCGAGCAGGTCTTCGGAGACGACGGGCACCATCTCCGGGTCCTCGTCCCGGAAGCGGGCGCGGCGATCCTGATCGAACTGCTTCCGGTATTCCGTCATGATGTCCGGCCGCACGAGCCGGCGGACGTTGTGGTAGCCGTCCGTCAGTGGCGCCTGGGAGACGACGGCGCTGACCCGGTTCTCGAGCGCACCGACCGTGAGCACGTGCCCACCGCTGTAACTCGATCCCCAGATTCCAATCCGGTCACCGTCGACCTCGTCTCGGGTCTCCGCGTACGTGATCGCGTGCCGGTAGTCCCGGACCTGTTGCCACGGATCGATCTCGTACCGTGGCTCACCCTCGCTTTCACCGAAGTTCCGGTTGTCGAAGACGAGCGCGCCGAGGCCGGCCTCCGCGAACACCTCGGCGTACTCGTCGAGGTACATCTCCTTGACCGCTGAGAACCCGTGTGCCATTACGATCGTCGGCACTGGTTCGTCCGTTTCGTCCGGCGTATAAAGCCAGCCACGCAGGACGTCCCCTTCGGCCTCGAATTCGATGTCTTCTCGCATGGTGCGGTATAGCACAGTATCGCCGAACATCTATGTTAGCATATTCACATTATGATGGAGTGGGTCACAGGGGAGTAACCAATGGTGATTTAATCTGTGAGTCTTCTCCACGGTGCGTGCCGTGGATACTATCCGTCCGCTGGACGGTTCGTGATCTTCGTTACGAATCGACGCCCGCGTCTCGGAACCCCGAACACCAAAGCACCTGCTCCGGGTACGTCCACACGGGACGTGCACATGAACCGAACGCGACGAGCCGTGCTCCGGACGGCGGGCGTTGCTGGACTCGCCGGGTTCGCGACCGCCTCCGAAGCACGGTCCGGGGAGGACGACTACGACTCGATCCGGGTTCCCCAGACCCACCCGACGATCCAGGATGCGGTCGACGACGCCGACGCTGGGGACCTCGTCCTCGTGGACGCGGGGACGTACGACGAGGCGATCGAGGTCTCGACGCCGGGGCTCACGATCCGCGGGGTCGATCGCAACGACGTCGTGCTCGACGGCGGGTTCGAGCGGCGGGACGGCGTCTACGTGGAGGCGGACGGCGTCGCGATCGAGAACCTGACCGCCCGCCACTACGTCGGCAACGGGTTCTACTGGCGGGACGTCGAGGGATTTCGGGGGAGCTACCTGACGGCGTACAACAACGCGGATTACGGACTCTACGCGTACCGCTCTCGCGACGGTCGATTCGAGCAAAGCTACGCGTCGGGCCACACCGACGCCGGGTTCTACCTCGGTCGGAACGACCCGTTCGAGGCGATCATTACGGACGTGATCGCCGAACACAACGGTCTGGGATACTCGGGCACGAGCGCGGGAGGCGACCTGACGATCAGGGATTCGGTCTGGCGGCACAACAGGGCGGGGATCGTTCCGCACACGCTGGACGAGGGGGATCCGCCGCAGCGATCGTCCCGTATCGTGGACAACGAGGTGTACGAAAACGATAACCGCGACGCGCCCGCCAAGCCGCTCACCTATCCGGTGTTCGGGACTGGAATCCTCGTCTGGGGTGGCCGGGACAACCTGATCGAGGACAACGAGGTCCACGATCACGAGCACTTCGGCATCGCCGTCGAACCCAACGTCGTCGAGCCGTCGGGAAACGTCGTCCGGGAGAACAGCGTCTCCGGGTCGGGGACGGCGGACCTCGCGCTCGGGGACCCCGCGGGAGCCGACAATCGATTCGCGGGCAACGAGTTCTCGACGAGTCGCCCGCCGAACATCGAACGCGACGCGAGCGACGGCGATCCCGCCGTCACCGACCTGTTCGAAGCCCAGGAGCGCCGCGCCGATCGAGGCGACGTTCCGGCGGGTGACTGGCGTGATCAGCCGACGCCGGCGGCGCAGCCGACGATGCCGGAGCCGGAGGCACCACCGCGTCCGGCAGCGAAAACGGCGTCGTGGACGGAGTAGTCTGCCGGATGGTCGGTTCGTCTTCCGCCTGACGGGCGGCCGGCTGTCACGCCAGTTGTGGTGGGCCTCCGAGCTACGCCAGGTGATTCGCGTCTGCATCGTCGGCGATACCGTCTCTGCGGCCCGCGATACGAAGACCGTCCCTCGCAGATCGGAGTTCGAATTGCTGATCGGCCGGGATCGGGTGCGTCTCGACGCGCTCGGGGAGCGACGTCACCCGAACGATTATGCTGGTTGTTATCGTAGCACGCGCTGCGCGTCGGTGACCCCGCTCGCTTCCCACAGCGGCGCGTACTCCAGGTGAATCCCATGACAGTCATCGCAAGATTCGAGGTCATCCCCGTCCACGACGGGAGCCTCTCCGAGAACATCGCACAGGCGATCGACGCGCTCGACGAGTTCGACGTCTCGTACGAACTGACCGCGACCGATACGGTCGTCGAAGCCGACGAGGTCGACGAGGTGTTCGACGCCGTCCTGGCGGCACACGACGCGGTCGAGAGCGATCGCATCATCACCTCGCTCGAAGTCGACGAGTACCAGGGCCGCGACCAGGGGGCCGAGGATCGCGTCGAGTCGGTCGCCAGCGTCCTCGGTCACGAGCCCAGACGCGAACGGTGAGCGGCCTCGTGCGCCGGTCCGAGACGGCTTCGGTCGCACCCGGCTACCTCCCGCCGCCGGGTCGTCGTTTTTCACGGGGTTTGGTATCCGGCTGACACGCGAGACGCCGTCGATCGGACGATCCGGGACGGCGGTGACGATCGAACCCGCCTCCGCTACGACCGACCAACCGAACCGACAGTTCGTCGGATAGGCCGCGCCGATCGGGCGTCATTTCCACCAGTACGCCGGCGTGAGGATGACCAGGACCGTGAGGATCTCCAGACGACCGATCCACATGAGAAACACCATGTAGAGTCTCGCCGTCTCCGAGAACGGCAGATAGTTGTTCATCGGACCGACGATCCCGAAGCCCGGGCCGATGTTCCCGAGGGTCGCCATCGTCGTGCTCATCACTTCCAGCGTCGACAGCGAGAGCCCGTGCCGGACCGTATCGAAGTAGATGAGCACCGTGGAGACGGCGAACAGGAGGAGAAACAGCAGCGTGAACGCAAGGAGCCCGTGAACCGTGTCCTCGTCCAGTACCTCGCTGGACGTGCGGATCGGTACCACCGCGTCGGGGTGGACGTCCGTGTACAGTTCGCGGCGGATGACGCGCTGGATCACGTACCACCGGATGATCTTGACCGAACCGGCGGCGGACCCGACGGAGCCACCGAGGAACATGGCGAACAGTAACACGGTCTGGGTCGGAGTACTCCACGAATTGAAGTCCATGCTGGCGTATCCGGTCGTGGTGATGAACGCCAGCGACTGGAACAGGGCGTGCCGGGCCGACGATTCGACGTCGCCGGCGAGTGGCCCGACGTTCACCGGCGTTTCGGCCACCCCGAGTCCGGTGGCCAGGAAGACGAGGAGGATCGCGCCGACGATCCCGATCGCACCAACGTACGATCGGAACTCGGAATTGCCGAACAGGCGGTCCGGGTCCCCGTTGAACGCGTGCCAGAACAGGGCGAAATTTGTACCGGCGACGAGCATGAACGCCATCGCCGTCCACTGTATCGCCGGACTGAACACCTCCATGCTCCGCGCTTCGGGCGAAAACCCGCCCGTCGGCATCGTCGTGAAGGCGTGAGCCACGGCGTTGTAGAACGTCATGTTCGGGGCCGTCCCGACCAGGTGCAGGCCGTAATACAGCCCGAATACCAGCAGTGTGAACCCGACGTAGATCTGCCAGAGCATCCGTGCGGTCTCCCTGATCCCCGGCGTGAGCCGCTCGATGCTGAATCCAGGTGCTTCCTCCTCCATCACCTGCGCGCCACCGACGGACAGCTGTGGCAGAATTGCGACCATCAGCACGATGATCCCCATCCCGCCGAGCCACTGGGTGAGCTGTCGCCACATGAGGATCGATCGGGAGTGGCGCTCGAACGAAATCTCCCCGAGGACCGTCGCACCGGTCGTCGTAAAGCCACTCATGCTCTCGAAGAGCGCGTTCACGGGCATCGCGACCGTTCCCTGTCCCGCGACGAGGTACGGGAGGGAACCCAGGAGCGGCACGGCAAGCCACGTCAGGGCGACGAACAGGAATCCCTCGCGGTGGCCGAGTTCCGGTTTCGGGTGGAGCCGTTCGAGCCCGGCACCGACGACGATTGCGACGGCGATCGTGAGGGCGAACGGAAGGACGCTCTCCCCGTACTCGATCGCGACGGTGAGCGGAACGAAAAGCGGGATACTCATATACTTCAGCACGGTCCCGACGAGACTCAGCGAGATACGGTACTCAACGTGGGTATCCATCGACGCCGTATCCTGCGCTCCGGAGGGTGTTGATATTTACGTCCAGCCGCGAGAGGGGGCCTGCCAGCAACCGCTCACTAGGGCCCCACCGGCACGCGGGCTTCTATCGGCGGCCGCGGCACGGACGAGCACGGACCGAGCACCGCCGTGTCGGCGGCGGAACGCGGTCAGGTGTGTTCGTAGGGCGGTATTTCGGCTTCGACGACGTCGCCGAGCAGCCTGAGTTCTCGGCCGAGAAGGATAACGAAGTCGTCGAACGTGACGATTCCGGCGAGCCGTCCGTCCGAATCGGTGGCCGGGATCCGTCGCACGTTCGACTCCTCCATCGCACGGAGCACGTCGAAGATACCGCTCTCGGCGTCGACCGTCACGAGGTCGTCGCTCATCACGTCTTCGGCGGTCACCGACGATGGGTCGTTCCCCTGGGAGACCGTCTCGATCGTGATATCGCGATCGGTCACGATCCCCTGCGGGCGATCGTCGGTAACGATCACGACACTGCCGACGTCCTCCGCTTCCATCCGCTCCGCCAGTTCGGTAAGCGAGGTATCTGGTGATGCGGTCACGACCCGTTCGCGGACGATTGACCTGATTTCGGGCATGGAGATCCCCTTCCATCGCGCCGGTGCGCGCCACCGGCGGCAGGCGCGTCTACGTGAGGCGGGGAGATAAACCTCCTATCGCGTCCGATCGACCCGGAACGGACCACCTCCGATCGCGAAGGTGGGCTGCTCAGGCGGAATCGGACCCCGCTGCGTCGTACTCGGCTGCGTCGTACTCCGCGATCTCGATCGACCCACAGACCGGACACGTCCGCTCGGTCGACTCGAGTGTCGTCCCACAGTTCCGACACTCGTAGGTGACGTCGGGGTCGTCCGACAGCCACCGCCGCACCGCGGCGGTCAGAGACATGTGTCCTGTGGCTCCGAAGTCAACGGAAAAGATTCCGTGCCTTTCAGGTGCGTGGGTCGGGCCGGTTCGGCGAGCGGTCCGCGAGCCGGATACTCGGCTCCGGTTCGATCGGTGTGACGACCTCGACGCACGCACGACAACGATGTGGGACCGACTCGCGGCACTGACCCCCGTCCGTCACCGTGTGCCGTCGCCGGTCGGCTCGCGGACGACCGCTTCGGTGTGGAAAATAGCCCAGCCTTCGACTGCGTCGTGCTCGATCATCTCGCCCGGCACGTCAGTTGACCGAATGCGGCTTATCACCCGAACGTCGAACGGCGGCGGATGGACCTTGCTGTTACAGCAAGGACCACGAGATCAGGATCGCGGCCGCGGTGAGAACGAGAGCAAGAATAACGGCAGCGAGGATGCCGAAGCTGGGGAGGAACCCTGGCAGGACCCCCGAATCGCCAGTGACGGTCAGCGTGCCGGCACTCGTCCCGCTGACTGCAATCTCGTAGTCACCGGGTTCGTCGAACGATTCGGTGAAGGTGATCCTCTCGCTGGCGCCCGCCGAGACGGTCACGTCTTGGTCGTCGACGACTTCGCCGTCGACGGTCAGTTCCGCGGTGAACGTTCCGGGTTCGCTCCCGGTGTTCTCCAGGGTTGCCCTGACGTCGACGTCGCTACCGACGTCGATTTCGGTGTCACTCAGCGACGCGTCGGTGACCGCGACTGATGAATCGTCCCGGCTCCCCGGTTTGTCGCTGACGGTAAGCGTCCCGGCCGTGACGGTGTTGACGGCGACCTCGTACTTGCCAGCCTCGTCGAACGTCTCGGTGAACGTCACCGTCTCTTCCTCTCCGGGACCGATGTCGACGTTCTGTTCGTCGATAACGTCCCCGTCGACGATCAACTCGGCGGTGAACGTCCCGCCACTCTCTCCTCCCTGTTCGCCGACCTTTGCCGTGATATCGACGGCGTCGCCGGCCTCGATATTCGTCGCGCTCAGGCCTGCCTTGATCACGCCGAAGTCAGGGTCGGGCGTCGGAGCGGGCGGGGCAGGCGGTGCCGGTGGCGCCGGGGGCGCGGGGGGTGATGTGGCCTCGAGCGTGAGCACGCCCGTCTGTGCCTGGATCTGATCGTTCGAGGAGCCGGTCGCAACGTGGACCCAGCGGTAGTCGGTCTCGGACCAGTTCTCGACGGTTTCGACGGTGAGTTCCTCGCTCGCGTTGCCGACGATCGCCGTGGACGAGGCGTTGAGCTGGTCGTCGCCGGGTTCGGTCGTCGGTTCGTCGAGCCCCGCATCGGTCGCGATGAAGTTCACCACGTCGGTGAATTCGATACCGCCGTCTTCCGCCCGTTCGCTCAGCGACTGCTCGAGGATGCTGACGTTATCCCCGTGGTTCTGGACGCCGTTGACCGACTCGAAATCGTGTTTGACGGTGACGTTCTCCATCGAGAGGTTGGCGTTCACCTCCTCGGTGGTGTTTAACGTCACTTCGCTCGTGTTGAAGACGGCTGCGTCGTAGAGCACGACGGCGTGGTTCACGTCGTCGGCTCCCTCGAGGGCCGTCGCGTTGACGTCGAAGGTGACGTTGCCGCCGGGTTCCGGTGTCGAGGGAACGTCGACCGTCGACGGCTCGTCGTGGACGACGATTCGCTCGACGCCGAAGATCGTCGCGTTGTCGGCATTCGTGATGTTTCCGCCGGTCTCTTCGAGGCCGGAAGCGACGATATACTCGTACCGACCGGGTTTGTCTGGCGTATCTGTGTGGGTGAACGTGTCGTTCGACAGGCTGTAGTTGTTCTGGTCCTCGAACGTCACGTTCTCGTTGAGGTTCTCGGTCGTAAGCTGATCGAAGGCTATGCTGTCATTCCCGTGCAGGTAACCCCGGATCACCTTGACGTCCTCGTCGAATTCACCGGTGTCGACGTGGTCTCCGAAGGTGATCGTCGTCTCGGTACCGGTCTCGTAGACTGCGACCGAGCCACGGTTCAGAGTACCATCGCCCTCCGGCGATTCGACGTAGAGCCCCGGAAGCTCGACCGAGACGTTCGCGTCCGCGGTGTCGGCCCGGAAGGAGAGTGGTGCCCGGTTCCAGGCCGAGACGTTGTCGGTGAGTTCGACAACATCGTCGTTCGACTCCTGTGTAGTGACGTTCGCCGCCGTTCCTGTGGCCCCAGCAGTCCATGCGACCCCAGCAACCGGAGCGAGGAGCATGATAGATACCAGGAATGTCACTTTTGCCCATTGTTCCAAATTTTCCATATATCAGCAG
The nucleotide sequence above comes from Halosolutus halophilus. Encoded proteins:
- a CDS encoding zinc-ribbon domain-containing protein; the protein is MSLTAAVRRWLSDDPDVTYECRNCGTTLESTERTCPVCGSIEIAEYDAAEYDAAGSDSA
- a CDS encoding thiamine-binding protein; amino-acid sequence: MTVIARFEVIPVHDGSLSENIAQAIDALDEFDVSYELTATDTVVEADEVDEVFDAVLAAHDAVESDRIITSLEVDEYQGRDQGAEDRVESVASVLGHEPRRER
- a CDS encoding carbon-nitrogen family hydrolase, coding for MTADPTPSPDGTTTTLALAQLEIEPGRVDSNVDRALDAVSRAAARGADLVALPELFNVGYFAFDRYERQSEPFEGETFTRLREAAADHGIAVLAGSIVEDVAATESVATPADEGLANTAALFDGDGDLQLVYRKHHLFGYESAESDLLVPGECVETAEIGPFTVGVTTCYDLRFPELYRRLVDSGADLVLVPSAWPYPRIEHWQTLSRARAIENQCFVATINGSGEFEDATLLGRSTVYDPWGVPIASSGDDPALVLADVDLDAVTAVRDEFPALRDRRL
- a CDS encoding metal-dependent hydrolase, with the protein product MPDLLTHVLVGYVIGMLLSFRDESLRPAHVTLVTIGALSPDFVKLQLVLPGGLVASTLGVPVTWSPLHTVGGSALVVGLGSLLLAPAYRKQAIALFAIGAVSHHVLDVLLLTPTGYAYAVFWPLTDYRPPAGGLYLSSDRWPVLVAGCCAAVVWALDRRGDGPAEVSGSD
- a CDS encoding alpha/beta hydrolase, which codes for MREDIEFEAEGDVLRGWLYTPDETDEPVPTIVMAHGFSAVKEMYLDEYAEVFAEAGLGALVFDNRNFGESEGEPRYEIDPWQQVRDYRHAITYAETRDEVDGDRIGIWGSSYSGGHVLTVGALENRVSAVVSQAPLTDGYHNVRRLVRPDIMTEYRKQFDQDRRARFRDEDPEMVPVVSEDLLGEAALPTQDSYEWFTETKEKRAPNWENEVTLRTIEMLAEYAPIDYVEQISPTPLLLIVAAEDDLAVADKAFETYERAREPKKLVTLDGGHFEAYVEKFDESSEAARDWFVDHLIA
- a CDS encoding CBS domain-containing protein translates to MPEIRSIVRERVVTASPDTSLTELAERMEAEDVGSVVIVTDDRPQGIVTDRDITIETVSQGNDPSSVTAEDVMSDDLVTVDAESGIFDVLRAMEESNVRRIPATDSDGRLAGIVTFDDFVILLGRELRLLGDVVEAEIPPYEHT
- a CDS encoding CARDB domain-containing protein, which translates into the protein MTFLVSIMLLAPVAGVAWTAGATGTAANVTTQESNDDVVELTDNVSAWNRAPLSFRADTADANVSVELPGLYVESPEGDGTLNRGSVAVYETGTETTITFGDHVDTGEFDEDVKVIRGYLHGNDSIAFDQLTTENLNENVTFEDQNNYSLSNDTFTHTDTPDKPGRYEYIVASGLEETGGNITNADNATIFGVERIVVHDEPSTVDVPSTPEPGGNVTFDVNATALEGADDVNHAVVLYDAAVFNTSEVTLNTTEEVNANLSMENVTVKHDFESVNGVQNHGDNVSILEQSLSERAEDGGIEFTDVVNFIATDAGLDEPTTEPGDDQLNASSTAIVGNASEELTVETVENWSETDYRWVHVATGSSNDQIQAQTGVLTLEATSPPAPPAPPAPPAPPAPTPDPDFGVIKAGLSATNIEAGDAVDITAKVGEQGGESGGTFTAELIVDGDVIDEQNVDIGPGEEETVTFTETFDEAGKYEVAVNTVTAGTLTVSDKPGSRDDSSVAVTDASLSDTEIDVGSDVDVRATLENTGSEPGTFTAELTVDGEVVDDQDVTVSAGASERITFTESFDEPGDYEIAVSGTSAGTLTVTGDSGVLPGFLPSFGILAAVILALVLTAAAILISWSLL
- a CDS encoding protein-L-isoaspartate(D-aspartate) O-methyltransferase, which codes for MDDRADARDRLVDRLQRSGPIRSSRVADAVRTVPRHVFVPEDERDRAYEDAPLPIGHEQEITAPHLVGRMADLLDLEPGTSVLEIGAGSGYHAAVVAELVGADHVVTVERVPDLARLARRNLDRAGYDDVALLVGDGSRGLPGGAPYDRINVTCAAPEIPEPLLDQLANGGRMTVPLGDAPRGSHTLYLVEKGDDGVDRTSHGGVRFVPLVGAHGFSTAD
- a CDS encoding right-handed parallel beta-helix repeat-containing protein, translating into MNRTRRAVLRTAGVAGLAGFATASEARSGEDDYDSIRVPQTHPTIQDAVDDADAGDLVLVDAGTYDEAIEVSTPGLTIRGVDRNDVVLDGGFERRDGVYVEADGVAIENLTARHYVGNGFYWRDVEGFRGSYLTAYNNADYGLYAYRSRDGRFEQSYASGHTDAGFYLGRNDPFEAIITDVIAEHNGLGYSGTSAGGDLTIRDSVWRHNRAGIVPHTLDEGDPPQRSSRIVDNEVYENDNRDAPAKPLTYPVFGTGILVWGGRDNLIEDNEVHDHEHFGIAVEPNVVEPSGNVVRENSVSGSGTADLALGDPAGADNRFAGNEFSTSRPPNIERDASDGDPAVTDLFEAQERRADRGDVPAGDWRDQPTPAAQPTMPEPEAPPRPAAKTASWTE
- a CDS encoding TrkH family potassium uptake protein, producing MDTHVEYRISLSLVGTVLKYMSIPLFVPLTVAIEYGESVLPFALTIAVAIVVGAGLERLHPKPELGHREGFLFVALTWLAVPLLGSLPYLVAGQGTVAMPVNALFESMSGFTTTGATVLGEISFERHSRSILMWRQLTQWLGGMGIIVLMVAILPQLSVGGAQVMEEEAPGFSIERLTPGIRETARMLWQIYVGFTLLVFGLYYGLHLVGTAPNMTFYNAVAHAFTTMPTGGFSPEARSMEVFSPAIQWTAMAFMLVAGTNFALFWHAFNGDPDRLFGNSEFRSYVGAIGIVGAILLVFLATGLGVAETPVNVGPLAGDVESSARHALFQSLAFITTTGYASMDFNSWSTPTQTVLLFAMFLGGSVGSAAGSVKIIRWYVIQRVIRRELYTDVHPDAVVPIRTSSEVLDEDTVHGLLAFTLLFLLLFAVSTVLIYFDTVRHGLSLSTLEVMSTTMATLGNIGPGFGIVGPMNNYLPFSETARLYMVFLMWIGRLEILTVLVILTPAYWWK